A part of Entelurus aequoreus isolate RoL-2023_Sb linkage group LG03, RoL_Eaeq_v1.1, whole genome shotgun sequence genomic DNA contains:
- the golga5 gene encoding LOW QUALITY PROTEIN: golgin subfamily A member 5 (The sequence of the model RefSeq protein was modified relative to this genomic sequence to represent the inferred CDS: inserted 1 base in 1 codon; deleted 2 bases in 2 codons) yields MSWLAEFAGRAEDFLNKVDQGAATALTTNEARKSHLTSFYEGDAAVQSEYKTEGTSGASHHASSYISSAAGHIKKSSSAPMTASVSMSSTLSGKEAPSGTSNPAKAASSSGFVRRKKSQHDVDDDMLFDFLNSSELPVGARRDSSRDAVKAAGPSQVMEAKNPSPPLAVPSLPSTPPSTRGGSRASSISSLSAHSMKASEECSAKDQSQDSLDSPEPCDTRVAAPQESSRQESSPHEEPHGQVLSSLRLENQLLRSEVSSLNQEMASVIQRSKDLQEDLNHARLRADKRNSEHAQGDRVLRGLRSQVDDLNEALAAKDGQLAVLKVRLDEADQLLKSRSDALDEAQKEKSRILENHTEGSSVHSQAIQSMQDRLREAEQTNRREEDSFRQMQSEYSSRMSRLESERQTLAESLTAAEKRATEEKLRVDNLHQQLKSAKTAADTAKQELHDYKNKASRILQSKEKLISSLKEGSGLDTLDGSGAAAVEIEELRHEKELQREEIQKLQCQIHSLQTDLQDLESQSLAETETWRDQAVQLEEQQASLNRIKQELEAEVERLKQELQYLEEQQHRAKTTLQSRVKDREDEIQKLRIRFLTNKTLSSSSQTELENRLHQLTETLIQKQTMLEALGTEKSSLVFQLERLEKQLKSSEGVPTGGGSAIDMSTIEGPGTRQRNIPVLFSNQESPGVYGKVQKAASSIDRFSIRLGIFLRRYPIARVFVILYMAVLHLWVMIVLLTYSPEXHSTHPDGS; encoded by the exons ATGTCTTGGTTGGCCGAGTTTGCTGGCAGAGCCGAAGACTTCCTAAATAAAGTGGACCAGGGAGCTGCGACTGCCTTGACCACAAATGAGGCAAGAAAATCCCACCTCACTTCATTCTACGAAGGAGACGCAGCAGTCCAATCTGAATACAAAACAGAAGGCACCAGTGGTGCTTCTCACCATGCATCAAGCTACATCTCTTCAGCAGCAGGCCACATAAAGAAATCCAGTTCTGCTCCAATGACTGCTTCGGTCAGCATGTCCAGCACCCTCTCTGGCAAGGAGGCACCCAGTGGCACGTCAAACCCCGCCAAGGCTGCCTCCTCCTCTGGCTTTGTGAGGCGCAAGAAGAGCCAGCATGATGTGGATGATGATATGCTCTTTGACTTTCTAAACAGCTCAGAGCTGCCAGTCGGCGCCAGGCGCGACTCGAGCAGGGACGCGGTCAAAGCGGCAGGACCGAGCCAGGTCATGGAGGCTAAAAACCCCAGTCCTCCTCTCGCCGTCCCCTCTCTCCCGTCAACGCCCCCCTCCACCAGAGGAGGGTCCCGGGCCTCGAGCATCAGCTCGCTGTCTGCTCACAGCATGAAAGCATCAGAGGAGTGCTCTGCTAAAGACCAGAGCCAAG ACAGCCTGGACTCCCCTGAGCCCTGCGACACACGGGTGGCTGCCCCTCAGGAGTCCAGTCGGCAGGAGTCCAGTCCGCATGAGGAGCCTCACGGCCAGGTTCTGTCCAGCCTACGTCTGGAGAACCAACTCCTGCGCAGTGAGGTGTCCTCGCTCAACCAGGAGATGGCCTCGGTCATCCAGAGATCCAAAGACTTGCAAGAAG ACCTTAACCACGCCCGGCTACGTGCCGACAAACGGAACTCGGAGCATGCTCAGGGCGACCGCGTGCTGCGAGGGCTGCGCTCGCAAGTGGACGACCTGAATGAAGCGCTCGCCGCCAAAGACGGTCAACTAGCGGTCCTCAAAGTCCGACTGGACGAGGCGGATCAGCTGCTAAAGAGCCGCAGCGATGCGCTGGACGAAGCACAGAAGGAGAAGTCCAG GATTTTGGAGAACCACACGGAAGGGAGCAGCGTGCATTCTCAAGCTATCCAGAGCATGCAGGACAGGCTGCGAGAAGCTGAGCAGACCAACAGGAGGGAAGAGGACAGCTTTCGGCAAATGCAG AGCGAGTATTCCAGCCGCATGTCCCGGCTGGAGTCTGAGCGGCAGACCCTGGCAGAGTCGTTAACGGCAGCGGAGAAGCGAGCCACAGAGGAGAAGCTCCGTGTGGACAACCTTCATCAGCAGCTGAAGAGTGCCAAGACGGCGGCAGACACTGCCAAACAAGAGTTACACGATTACAAGAACAAAGCCTCACGCATCTTGCAA TCCAAAGAGAAGCTGATCAGCAGCCTGAAGGAGGGTTCGGGTTTGGACACTTTGGACGGCAGTGGAGCGGCGGCTGTAGAAATAGAGGAGCTTCGTCACGAGAAGGAGCTGCAGAGGGAGGAGATTCAAAAACTACAATGTCAAATACATTCGCTGCAGACAGATTTACAG GATCTGGAAAGTCAGTCGCTGGCAGAGACAGAAACATGGCGGGATCAGGCGGTGCAGCTCGAGGAGCAGCAGGCTTCACTCAACAGGATCAAACAGGAACTGGAAGCTGAAGTCGAGCGGCTCAAACAG GAGCTGCAGTACCTGGAAGAACAGCAGCATAGGGCCAAAACTACCCTGCAGAGCCGAGTTAAAGACAGAGAAGATGAAATACAGAAACTCAGGATCAGGTTT TTGACCAACAAGACCTTAAGCAGCAGTAGCCAAACAGAGCTAGAGAACCGTCTGCACCAGTTGACCGAGACGCTGATCCAGAAGCAGACCATGCTGGAGGCTCTGGGCACCGAGAAAAGCTCGCTGGTCTTCCAACTGGAGCGTCTGGAG AAACAGCTGAAGAGCAGCGAAGGAGTTCCGACTGGGGGAGGATCAGCCATCGACATGAGCACCATCGAGGGACCAG GGACAAGACAGCGAAACATACCGGTC CTGTTCAGCAATCAAGAGAGTCCGGGGGTGTATGGCAAAGTACAAAAGGCCGCCAGCTCCATTGACCGTTTCAG CATCAGACTGGGGATCTTCCTGAGGCGCTACCCCATAGCCAGAGTGTTTGTCATCTTATACATG GCTGTGCTGCATCTGTGGGTGATGATTGTACTTTTGACCTACTCGCCGG TGCACAGCACACATCCCGACGGAAGCTAG